The Pempheris klunzingeri isolate RE-2024b chromosome 1, fPemKlu1.hap1, whole genome shotgun sequence genome includes a region encoding these proteins:
- the LOC139206226 gene encoding coiled-coil domain-containing protein 81-like isoform X1 has product MTDLLRLLSDADRRTLPTLSRLSENDINSIWADVSSYIERQMTFQKGVHLAGLGTFTFSQQKLETGNKFSLIQRPIFLLAGKLVQSLGLKQVRPLAAATHLPVVQLNFTAVSQETPFSRDVVEGCIRETLVLLLRALASEQNVFLTFRGIGVLSFKNNKVRMKFNRDFINAMDGTGRLLLALNNRPGSSVSLLSGGLSRLQKAQTVNPITLPTVCSPQPDNKAGDKDLWGLSPAPDQRNAGEVPQLREAKMKAVSLSEELDPKPPIESTDKPTISISSPAVSPNLDEPHVNASCSGHTRAGQELCYLCMQRAQRNVPVYLREQQEAEEKDQEKLLLLKEQQRDKQYMDEQLEKLNEQREHAKQVARFNLQMSERKDKTYSSLFPTSFIFPARPLTPARRIRQHHYMNELQSQIESRRQHEARDQQNRHLMDQLDRAQLIQELALLKAQQLQHKHQRTNHYKRALDTQVEDKKCTDPPECQSDNPGFTRCETAASNTESRERAQKLFQVNFSTATQRKKEELNNRQEQLEKEREILKRNKTELILDRINRFEKKRDIKKSLEDDWSRSVKLKHQREEEERRLLRSAGQLLVDKLAEYRRCCQCKRRTSNCGETSIWKDSHYLSGSQFMI; this is encoded by the exons ATGACTGACTTACTGCGGCTGCTGTCAGACGCGGACAGGCGGACTTTGCCAACCCTCTCCCGGCTCTCTGAAAacg ATATTAACAGTATTTGGGCTGATGTATCTTCTTACATTGAACGTCAGATGACCTTTCAGAAG GGGGTCCACCTGGCAGGATTGGGGACCTTCACCTTCTCTCAGCAGAAGTTGGAAACTGGAAACAAGTTCTCACTGATCCAACGACCCATCTTTCTCCTGGCCGGGAAACTAGTCCAGTCACTTGGTTTAAAACAGGTCAGGCCACTGGCTGCAG CAACACACCTACCAGTGGTGCAACTAAATTTCACAGCTGTGTCGCAAGAGACTCCCTTCAGTCGGGACGTAGTGGAGGGCTGCATCAGAGAGACTCTTGTGCTCCTCCTCAGAGCTTTGGCCTCTGAACAAAACGTCTTCCTCACCTTTCGGGGAATCGGAGTTTTGTCCTTTAAGAACAACAAG GTGCGGATGAAGTTCAACAGAGATTTTATTAACGCCATGGATGGAACTGGTAGGCTGCTGCTAGCCCTTAATAAT AGACCTGGGAGCAGTGTCTCTTTGCTGTCTGGTGGACTGTCCAGGCTTCAGAAGGCACAGACTGTCAACCCCATCACCCTGCCAACTGTCTGCTCTCCTCAGCCAGACAACAAAGCTGGTGACAAAGATCTATGGGGCTTGTCACCAGCTCCAGACCAGAGGAATGCAGGAG AAGTTCCCCAACTGAGAGAAGCCAAGATGAaagctgtcagcctgtctgaAGAACTGGATCCAAAGCCCCCTATTGAGTCCACAGACAA GCCCACCATTTCCATCTCATCACCAGCCGTTTCTCCCAACCTGGATGAACCTCATGTGAATGCTAGCTGCTCTGGCCACACCCGTGCTGGACAG GAGCTGTGCTACCTGTGTATGCAGCGGGCCCAGAGGAACGTTCCAGTCTACCTGAGGGAACAGCAAGAGGCAGAAGAGAAAGATCAAGAGAAACTGTTACTGCTTAAAGAACAACAGAGAGACAAGCAGTACATGGATGAacaactg GAAAAGCTGAATGAGCAACGTGAGCATGCAAAGCAGGTTGCTAGATTCAACCTGCAAATGTCAGAGCGGAAAGATAAAACTTACTCCTCTCTCTTCCCG acTTCATTCATCTTCCCGGCTCGGCCCCTCACTCCTGCTAGGAGGATTCGGCAGCATCATTACATGAATGAGCTCCAGAGCCAGATAGAGAGCAGGCGGCAACATGAGGCTCGAGACCAGCAGAACCGTCATCTCATGGACCAACTAGACCGGGCCCAGCTGATCCAGGA GTTAGCCTTGCTGAAGGCTCAGCAGCTCCAACATAAACACCAGAGAACAAACCATTACAAGAGGGCTCTGGACACTCAG GTGGAAGATAAGAAGTGCACAGACCCTCCAGAGTGCCAGTCTGACAACCCCGGGTTCACCCGCTGTGAGACGGCAGCCAGCAACACAGAGAGCCGAGAGAGGGCACAGAAG CTCTTCCAGGTAAATTTCAGTACTGCTActcagaggaagaaggaagaacTGAACAACCGCCAAGAAcagctggagaaagagagagagattctcAAACGCAACAAAACGGA GTTAATATTGGACCGAATTAATCGCTTTGAGAAGAAACGGGACATTAAAAAGTCACTAGAGGACGACTGGAGTCGCAGTGTGAAGCTTAAACACCaacgagaggaagaggagaggcgCCTCTTGAG GTCTGCTGGTCAGCTCCTGGTAGATAAGCTTGCAGAGTACAGGCGCTGTTGCCAGTGTAAGAGGAGGACCTCCAACTGCGGAGAGACCAGCATCTGGAAGGACTCTCATTACCTCTCCGGCTCCCAGTTCATGATATGA
- the LOC139206226 gene encoding coiled-coil domain-containing protein 81-like isoform X2 gives MTDLLRLLSDADRRTLPTLSRLSENDINSIWADVSSYIERQMTFQKGVHLAGLGTFTFSQQKLETGNKFSLIQRPIFLLAGKLVQSLGLKQVRPLAAATHLPVVQLNFTAVSQETPFSRDVVEGCIRETLVLLLRALASEQNVFLTFRGIGVLSFKNNKVRMKFNRDFINAMDGTGRLLLALNNRPGSSVSLLSGGLSRLQKAQTVNPITLPTVCSPQPDNKAGDKDLWGLSPAPDQRNAGVPQLREAKMKAVSLSEELDPKPPIESTDKPTISISSPAVSPNLDEPHVNASCSGHTRAGQELCYLCMQRAQRNVPVYLREQQEAEEKDQEKLLLLKEQQRDKQYMDEQLEKLNEQREHAKQVARFNLQMSERKDKTYSSLFPTSFIFPARPLTPARRIRQHHYMNELQSQIESRRQHEARDQQNRHLMDQLDRAQLIQELALLKAQQLQHKHQRTNHYKRALDTQVEDKKCTDPPECQSDNPGFTRCETAASNTESRERAQKLFQVNFSTATQRKKEELNNRQEQLEKEREILKRNKTELILDRINRFEKKRDIKKSLEDDWSRSVKLKHQREEEERRLLRSAGQLLVDKLAEYRRCCQCKRRTSNCGETSIWKDSHYLSGSQFMI, from the exons ATGACTGACTTACTGCGGCTGCTGTCAGACGCGGACAGGCGGACTTTGCCAACCCTCTCCCGGCTCTCTGAAAacg ATATTAACAGTATTTGGGCTGATGTATCTTCTTACATTGAACGTCAGATGACCTTTCAGAAG GGGGTCCACCTGGCAGGATTGGGGACCTTCACCTTCTCTCAGCAGAAGTTGGAAACTGGAAACAAGTTCTCACTGATCCAACGACCCATCTTTCTCCTGGCCGGGAAACTAGTCCAGTCACTTGGTTTAAAACAGGTCAGGCCACTGGCTGCAG CAACACACCTACCAGTGGTGCAACTAAATTTCACAGCTGTGTCGCAAGAGACTCCCTTCAGTCGGGACGTAGTGGAGGGCTGCATCAGAGAGACTCTTGTGCTCCTCCTCAGAGCTTTGGCCTCTGAACAAAACGTCTTCCTCACCTTTCGGGGAATCGGAGTTTTGTCCTTTAAGAACAACAAG GTGCGGATGAAGTTCAACAGAGATTTTATTAACGCCATGGATGGAACTGGTAGGCTGCTGCTAGCCCTTAATAAT AGACCTGGGAGCAGTGTCTCTTTGCTGTCTGGTGGACTGTCCAGGCTTCAGAAGGCACAGACTGTCAACCCCATCACCCTGCCAACTGTCTGCTCTCCTCAGCCAGACAACAAAGCTGGTGACAAAGATCTATGGGGCTTGTCACCAGCTCCAGACCAGAGGAATGCAGGAG TTCCCCAACTGAGAGAAGCCAAGATGAaagctgtcagcctgtctgaAGAACTGGATCCAAAGCCCCCTATTGAGTCCACAGACAA GCCCACCATTTCCATCTCATCACCAGCCGTTTCTCCCAACCTGGATGAACCTCATGTGAATGCTAGCTGCTCTGGCCACACCCGTGCTGGACAG GAGCTGTGCTACCTGTGTATGCAGCGGGCCCAGAGGAACGTTCCAGTCTACCTGAGGGAACAGCAAGAGGCAGAAGAGAAAGATCAAGAGAAACTGTTACTGCTTAAAGAACAACAGAGAGACAAGCAGTACATGGATGAacaactg GAAAAGCTGAATGAGCAACGTGAGCATGCAAAGCAGGTTGCTAGATTCAACCTGCAAATGTCAGAGCGGAAAGATAAAACTTACTCCTCTCTCTTCCCG acTTCATTCATCTTCCCGGCTCGGCCCCTCACTCCTGCTAGGAGGATTCGGCAGCATCATTACATGAATGAGCTCCAGAGCCAGATAGAGAGCAGGCGGCAACATGAGGCTCGAGACCAGCAGAACCGTCATCTCATGGACCAACTAGACCGGGCCCAGCTGATCCAGGA GTTAGCCTTGCTGAAGGCTCAGCAGCTCCAACATAAACACCAGAGAACAAACCATTACAAGAGGGCTCTGGACACTCAG GTGGAAGATAAGAAGTGCACAGACCCTCCAGAGTGCCAGTCTGACAACCCCGGGTTCACCCGCTGTGAGACGGCAGCCAGCAACACAGAGAGCCGAGAGAGGGCACAGAAG CTCTTCCAGGTAAATTTCAGTACTGCTActcagaggaagaaggaagaacTGAACAACCGCCAAGAAcagctggagaaagagagagagattctcAAACGCAACAAAACGGA GTTAATATTGGACCGAATTAATCGCTTTGAGAAGAAACGGGACATTAAAAAGTCACTAGAGGACGACTGGAGTCGCAGTGTGAAGCTTAAACACCaacgagaggaagaggagaggcgCCTCTTGAG GTCTGCTGGTCAGCTCCTGGTAGATAAGCTTGCAGAGTACAGGCGCTGTTGCCAGTGTAAGAGGAGGACCTCCAACTGCGGAGAGACCAGCATCTGGAAGGACTCTCATTACCTCTCCGGCTCCCAGTTCATGATATGA